The DNA segment ataaattaaggaaagacttactcaagcacccaccaagataatatgaaaataatgggcaagcggaatgcagcaatattgaaagagagagcactgtggggccacaataagtatgaggtggtgcgtggaatctggaaaggagtaatagtgccagcgctaacgttcgcaaatgccactttatgcttaaaatcggatatctatCTTGtcagggttggaagttaaccaaagatcagtaggccggttggcttttggagcccacggtaaaaccacaaatgaggcagtgcagggtgacatgtgttcggcctcttttgaagtcagagaagcacagagcaaattTAGATATGAAGAAAGGCTCAgcaacatggatgaaaataaatgggcggctatgGGGCACAATTATCTGTACCTAAacagcgtggacacagaatggaggaagaggtcaagaaagttggcagccaagtacagggtaattgaaactgtaaatagacaaccaggagtcatcagaaagaaagtgagagaaatagagaccgtgaattggatgcaaagaatggaaaccaaaaggacaatggagatttacaagaatgagaagaaattagaagggaaaatctgtaggataacacaaagagcagtgccttgctatttgaggctcgagccggttgcctaaggaccaaaacacaccggagcaaatattcggaactagatgaggcatgtgtatgctgcagtaaagatccagagaccactcagcacatcctaatgggatGCGAAGGTTCCAATGAGAACAGTAGGTAATGTACACCTTCCAGATGCGCTTAGGATTAAAGTatacggaagcatcaaccggttaTCAGTCGAGATAGGCAAGatacatttagagtattggtggagaaAACGCAGGGACGAGATTAATAAGACCTTATTTGATCGTACAGTCGTAGGTAGCGGTATAAGGTAGATATTGAGAGAAAAAGATTATGAAATGTATGCAAagatgctagataaaaacatgtatagcatacctgattgaATCAatgtaggctaggtgactatttgtcaccgccccgtttcaaaggggatgccatgaaatcatcatcatcagaatagcttagctcagaatagaccgttatggatagcatttctagatattggatggcgcgaaagcaaggtGAACCTCATCTTGCGACAATGTAGAcggggaattgttatgggatattatCAAGCACGAAGGCAAAGATGACAATTTCGTGAAGCTGCTGACATTCGCGACTCCAATCGCTACGTCATGGCCGCGCCGAGAAATAGCCCGTCAAGGTTCAGGCGTGAAGCGAAAGACGGTCTCCTATCACGGCACGAGCTAAATGCCTAGTATACGTAGTTCGCAAATCGTGATGCCGCCTCGTACaacccgaagaaaaaaaaaagatggatgTCGAATGTCGCGTACCATTATATGCGTGTCATGGCGGTGGAAAGGCAGCAATGCGTGGTTTCATGGTTTCCATACAGAAGCAGCCGACGCGCATCGGAGAACCACCTTACGCAGTGAGGAAAGGTGACCGATAGCAGGCTGGTTTGCGAactcgaaaacacagcgcacacgaagcctaGGCTTTCAAAATAaggccgcgccatacgtagccgccgccggagtagacgctgccttgcgcgcgatggaagaaggcACTCTTCCTCACCGCCTTCTTACCTTGTGTGCGGGATCCTTCTAGGCACGCCCTCGTGCGCTTTGACTCGCAGCCACAGCATACGCGGCgtgatgttatcgcacttggactttatgcggaacatcacagcgacgccaATGAAGGCTGAAATGCGCCTGGAGGGTTCATAAATAGTCACTTCAACAATACatgtgtgtcgctacattgcttgaatgctatcCGCATGGCGgtcaacagtcatcgtgagatgggttctaccGTAATAATTCATGTAACCTAATTATTTTGTTAGATATAATGAACCTACCTTATTATTATTTGTACCATAAACGTATTCGCACTTTTATTGCTGTTTCCCCTTTTTTATAGTTACACAATTTCTATAGCCGTAGGAAGTTCCCCTTCAGTTTTTTCTGAACTCTGAGACTTCGTGCTAGTATGTTTTTGGCAATGTATAGATGACTCCAACATGACTTTCGAAATGAAATTGCCTTGTTCATAATCGACATCACAAAACGATGGCATGATAACGTGACGGAGTCATGGTGCATAATCTACACCAATAAATGGTTAGTTTTTATTTTTGGAAGGTTGTTTGCTGAAGGGTAGCGATTACATATCATTGCTTATTATCGACCCATCCTTTCTACTGACCCCTGGCCATTGCGTGCTGGCACTCCTCTGCTACTGGTGCTGCTTGAAGAGTCCATGGACGCCGCTCTTTGGACTGCGTTCGTGGTTATGTCTGggtgtattgaaaaaaaaaaaacattatttcacACAATCCGGAGACAGTCAATGCCGATGCACATATTACGGATTACACGCCCAAAAAGTCATCGCGCTAATGTCCTTTGCGCGAACTTCGTCGTagtcaacgttactagactagcttcagttgtaaaactctccgcccgtgcgcttaccgccgctgtcgccattccttgggcagccgccagatggcggcgccgttccatcgcgctccactgcagacgcctcgccgcagccttgagctcgtgcggacgggcagcttgcgcgtgtttcacgctcgctggcgttctccctatagtccgaattagtgataccatgcgaaatccgtatccacctacagcgataacatatatggggctagttggttcacactGAAAGAACGATAAACTTCAttataggaagaaacgcatacgacgaagcgcagaagctgcgtttttaagtgtcgtgtgtttcttcctgccgcctaaacctttcacgcagtttactttccCCATACAGCAGCAGTTTTCTCgatgcttttacttgcttaatgctttggtctggggcagttatacggcagctagcgagaccaaatttgttatccacaaaaataacagcacagctttcttgtaaaccaatgaatgctttattaaagaaaacgaagtaaaaaaacaACTATATGCCCCTATATGTAGCTATATGTAGTTGTGACTTAAACTGTCacaagggacataatctaggcaaatgatttgggcctacgtgaAAACCAACTCCGCCTAGAGCAGCGTGGCACGTTTCcgcgctgcctttacttcaagactggatccccgccgctgctccaagAGCCTTGCCTAAGAAGGctatgcaaggtatgcgtgtgtgcatgcgcgtgactaaatagaaattagcgtagcttgcacaagtggcgcaaagctaaagaaacagcggagccgatcggcacctagctggtcctggccttatatGGGTTATGCTTTTCAggattttattgattattgatggattacctatttgattggctatcgcaaggtattggccacatatttgagctaggctaatcactgccaagtcatccccagcattttctggaatttattgattatcgatcgaTTATGGATTAGCAattgataggctatcgcaaggtattggccacgtatttgggctaggctaagcactaccaagtcatctccagcatttcccggaatttattgattattggtcgattatcgattagctattgattggctatcgcaaggtgatgcgaggcgcagctgtgcacagtgacgtcatcgctaggcgagtttttgcgaacactacgtggggaagcaaaaagcttaaacagctctgctgttaaaaatttaatgatgcgtgcactcagttacTGAAAGCGCAAGCGGAACCCAACAAGACTCAGCGTATTCACTGACAGCAcatctaagatggcccagaacaggtctccaaacatctctcttcgtttgcgtttttttccccgttggttcgacagatacgagggaaggttcgggaacgcttttggcaccgcaccctcggcaagtgtgcacctgtctcgtggcacctcaaccgtctgtccattgataatatgcacaaacactttgaGATGTCCTTCTCATGAaagtaaatcacacaccatggatttcgcagagagttcccgatcggcacgaggaatcgctctgttcaacgtCGAGCGAAgagtcgcattgctgggagcacgcaagaagtggcgcgccgaactgtcgacatcgttcgatagcagCTTGCTGCAGTcgggaacgcagcacgtcggcatcgtctgctaatatccttaacaaacgcggtgAAGGCTagagtttcgcggatgacatgcttcctgaaatccgccgtcaacaaccaaccacagaatacaccaacgctgcaccgcgtgtttcgtccggctagttcgcgtagccggctactggggaagtgaagctgggtgcgacggcagcgccatgaaggcgcgggcgggtggcggttccgcgcaacgccaCCGAGTTTTACAAccgaagctagtctagtaacctTTGTCGTAGTAGTGGACAAATAAAACCGACTCCAAAAGAAAGTGCACGTTTCAATTCACAGATTCCAGGCCCACGGTATTTCTTGCAGAAGAATCCTGAAGTGAATGTTTTTTCGCCCACTGTCATTTCTTTTCAGCTTGCTATTTTTACAATTATTAAAGTTACCAATAGCTATACTACCTTGACTTCAATATCTGTTAGCTTCATATGGTTGTAGCTAACAAAAATTGGACCCTTCGGTTCCCCTTCTGGATGAAAACATCCCAGACACATACCGAGTTAGCGAAATTTTCGTAGAAATAACgtctcggaaaaacacacgagagTCATGAAATGATCGGCCTTGTAGAAACGCACCACAGTTGCCATAGCACGACGAAAGACGCGCACTGCATTCCCGTTACGAATGCGTCCTGTAACTGCAATCCTCGTCCGCTAAAAAGGTGCGCGCGCTCACTTTTAACAAGTAAATTGTTTCTATGCGACGCTCCTGATAATCCAAAACTTCTCATAGATCTCGTTTGCACGAGGGGAAATTCTTAAGGCCGTTTCATTCCGCTTTTTCAGGAATGTTTCTATGGCCAAATGACTAGGGCATCGCGCTTATGGGATGAGAGAACCGGATTCGAAGCGTTACCATCGGACAGGTAACATGTACTACATACCATGTATACGCACTCCTAGACACGAGTCAGGGTCTCGCTGAAGGTCACACAAACGGCCCAGACCGGAACTACACATAGACACAAAACTCAAAGTCGGGGGacgagccaaagaaagctatcgctttaaaatcgAGCCAGCGCATCTTCTATCAGACAGTGTAGAAATTAAGGGGGGCGTTCGTCGCGGAAGTTAGCTGGGCTTCGCTCATCATACTGTGGCGCGTTTCAACAAGGTCAAGCACGTCGCTTCGTGCGACTCAACGGAATGAAGCTTCCACTTGCTCGGCAAGGCCCACCATGCACGGTGGTTTAGGGGCGCTTTTCGCCACTGAAATGTGCAGCGCGTCTATCGCCGCGATGTGCTACTGTGTGCTGCTGGAACATGAAAAAGTCGCTTCCAGATTTGCACAGTGCGTGAGATGTGCGCAATTTTTGTTCCGACAGAATTACTGGCCGCGCAAGACGCAGGTGTAACGCCAGTTACCGGTGTGGTCGTGGTTTCGCAGGGGCGCCTCCAGAGTCAACTTCTCTCCGCACTCCAGGCACACGTGGAGCTTGCTGCCCGGGCGCGTTGCCAGCGAGAGATGTCTCACTAGGCTTTTCTTGTTGCAGAGGACCTTATCGCATATAAGGCACCAGTTGCCTTGCGCTTCACTGCGTTGTCCAAAATAAACGTATCACAAAGTTTATTGAACAGGCGTATAAAAAGAATAATAAGGTTGCCAGAGCCACAGGCGGCAAAAAATTTGAAAATGACTTCTGAGGAAGCTTCTGATTCCGCACTGAAGAACACTTGAAATACAGAAATTCTTCCACGCGACATACATCCCCGAAACAGATTTTAATGGAATAGGTGGCACTTATGAGAGCAAATTTAACTCTTCTCACAGTACACGAAGGCGCATTTATATTCGCGCCACTAATTTTTCGTACGAAAATTGCTGTAAATCGCCCCTTAAGCAATGGACTGCAGCACAAACTTTACGAAAGTGCAACTCCTCACCAAGAAGATATATCGTTGTTTTCTAATGCAGATAAGTACATACGAAGTGCATAAGTTCCAGCGCATCGAGTGCACAAATGTGATTTATGAATTTACAATCATATAAAATTCAAGCAATGCTTACTACGATTTTGTAGAAGTACCACTCACCATTCCGTGGGTTACTACAGAGTGTCGTATATGACTTCATTGTAGTTCGCTTTACATGTCGCTATAGGTGCAATTTGCAAAAGTTTGATAATTTTCCCCATCGCTGAGTGACAGAATTTTGAATGTGATGTTTGAGATTTCTGAAACTTCGGTATGTTAAAGGGTTCCTGTAACACTTCTCGAGCTTGTcgaaaaaaaaggcgcagttttgcccgaaaggcgaagcatcgattgcgatagcaaattagtagagagctatacgaagcaaggatagtagtttaattggccgtataaggttctaaacattcgcttactaactaaatagaccaacaaggtgtcacgcgcgcacaggtaaacgtgaacacatctagctcgatgaccgcgggaactcgctgtgaaaacgccggagtgagaaagcgtgccagcagcagcgggcaaattgaccttcgcgcttggtcgcgtctcgcttcaacgcgaactaaacgtctatagcaaagcgcatacgaagctaccggcacttggcgcatgcactttgtccccatcgcaggtcgctttgaagatgaggcccgcgcgggcgcgtaCTTCGCctacatcgcagattgctttgaagatacggcgcccgcgcagcagcgctgtgagcagcagccgacgaagCAGAGCGCaactccccctccctccccctcgccTTGCTCCCGTGCCTGCGCGCGaagaaagaccgcgcgcttccggcctgccttccgcGCTCGCGAGCGCAACATTAAGCCGCGAGTGTCGGCTCACCCTCttacgccttcactcgcacacacagcgtacggcgcgcggcgtacTTTAGCgtattttatcgccattggaatttatacggaacctcacggcgacggcagaaatgtgcttggagtgtccatagaatgctactgcaataaaagaaaaacataCCGCGGATgatgttgtgaacatctcaggcAAGTTTTGCACTGGTGCGCGGCACGTGGGGCTCACAAGCTGCAGCGCCAAGTCACCCTTTTTCTGAAATTCTCTTTTCAACAGACGCCTTCTCACCCGTTTTGGGGATGGCTGCCACATTTCGTCATATAGTAGATCcccatacacggctgctattggcctatagccaACATCAATCACTAAGCGTGAGCCGACTATCATCTGCTCAAGCTCGGTCGCGCACGTAGGAAGGACACACTGCTTATCGGTTGTTGTAGCCGTCGGGTCTAGCTGATTTCCATTTGTCTGGAACACTCGACAAGCCTCGAACTACGCGAAACGTTTAAGCCAAGAGCCCACGTACGCCCAGTGGCGGTTAGCATGCACAAGGGACGCGTGCCAGTGCGCGCTCACTTCCGGCCGCTCCTGGCTAGACGTGCTTCGTACTGAGCACTACAAGGTATCCAGTCTAGGTGTGCCTACTATCCGTGCAGGACAACGCCGGTCCGCACCATATAGCTCGGCCAGGCCGTCCCTTTCGTGCGGAGAGCGTAAGTGGTGGGCGTGGCCAGCTCCTTCGTATCGTGTAGCTCGCAACCGAGGACTTTTTCATGTGTCGCGGAGGCTTTCGGCCGCTCCGATACTGttgctacccgccgcggtggctcagtcagctaaggcattacgctgctgagcacgaggtcacgggatcgaatcccggccgcggcggccgcatttcgatggaggcgaaatgcaaaaacacccgtatgcttgcgttgtagtgcacgttaaagaactccattttgtcaaaattaatccggaaccctcctagacggcgtgcctcataatcaaaactggttttggcacgtaaaagcccagaaagaagaagatactGTTGCTGTGCGTGGCTTAGATGAGGCGAGATGAAAATTATTTAGCGCCGCTAATATGATCCCTTACTGACTTTGCACAGCTAAGGCGCACGAGGGGAAAAGTGCGTACTGTCACTCATTTATTCGCAAGtgtattttaacgcgataaccttaagggccctgtgtcgcaaaaaatccggtgtTTGCATCGGCGCCGTTGTCCGTTaaagaaaaatcatcccgaaccacgcagtcCCTCCGCGTGGTACATAGGCGATACTGAgctaattaaatttctcaaagtaaaatgcgccagaaaattcgtaaagtgcgACTTCCACAGACAGACTATACAGGAGTAGTCAACAACGAACTTCACATAAATATTTGTGAAGCAGAAGTAAGGGCAGCCTTGCATAgacttaccgtatttattcgaatattggTTGACTTTTTTTTCCCGGAAATGTTACCCATAATTAGCTATCGACATATATTCGTGACCAAAGAATCTGGACCTATATTCGTGATCAAACCTAGCAAAAGTAACGAGCTAATGAGTTCCACGGAGCCGACCGCCCACGAGTACGCGAGCGCTCACTGAAAACGAAGTCCaaaaccacgtcagccggggcggcgggCGCTCGCCGCGTTCAACGCAACTTTGGTCATAGACCGCCGTGCGGGCAGGGCCGAAGCGGTGTCTTCCTGTGGAAACACAGAAGTGTGTTTTAggtgatgatgcctcaatcaatggcaccacccactgtgggggataggccacgaaccgggtggtattatgatcgaaatttaagataaattagtttagaaataaacgAGTAATAAAAACTAAAGGAAAATAGGTGAATTATTGAAGATGGGAAACGaaacaataataaaagaattaagtagtctgtAATAAGTTAGTCAACCTTGCCTAGATAGGACTAGTAATATGAATTTactaataaatta comes from the Dermacentor silvarum isolate Dsil-2018 chromosome 9, BIME_Dsil_1.4, whole genome shotgun sequence genome and includes:
- the LOC125940169 gene encoding uncharacterized protein LOC125940169 → MAENAAQGPASMESASSGGTSVQSGQREAQGNWCLICDKVLCNKKSLVRHLSLATRPGSKLHVCLECGEKLTLEAPLRNHDHTDITTNAVQRAASMDSSSSTSSRGVPARNGQGSVERMGR